One genomic window of Bacillus mycoides includes the following:
- a CDS encoding anti-sigma factor has translation MTNDKPHSEQDDYKELLQEALDQRPASLPDGKQEQVLKIGKKRARITNVLIVFTFLLLIQPILYISTLLYYTVAPTNAMEIRNVVNQTLSVTEPNVFLKDRDMEQTLLPLSLQLHFDLYKRVGKKDIRIGEEKTDYVLSRATKVSREYTTDEKIPEVPYIDNEVLSHPNNYNASYNSSEEAQVLKGLPQESVVEAFVSFRELLSVQEVTNMFPTIDIVWYAVNTGLEEKQTNEEGMYVAPIGFPAEMISSPSGAFVSDLPHEEQFIDVLKSLQKHENLAVKLSRAKVLELSKRISFLEKNGIKTYGAVVTGPKVEVEKLMSHEKVRKLKVGEARLWNWHS, from the coding sequence ATGACAAATGATAAACCTCATTCTGAACAAGATGATTATAAAGAATTGTTACAAGAAGCTCTTGATCAAAGACCGGCTTCACTTCCTGATGGAAAACAGGAGCAAGTGTTGAAAATAGGTAAAAAAAGAGCGCGTATTACGAATGTTTTGATTGTATTTACTTTTTTACTACTTATTCAACCTATTTTATATATATCTACACTCTTATATTATACAGTGGCACCTACAAACGCAATGGAGATACGGAATGTAGTAAATCAAACGTTAAGTGTAACAGAACCAAATGTATTTTTGAAAGATAGGGACATGGAGCAAACATTGCTACCGCTTAGTTTGCAATTGCATTTTGATTTGTATAAAAGGGTAGGAAAGAAAGATATTCGAATAGGAGAAGAGAAAACAGATTATGTATTAAGTAGAGCAACGAAAGTAAGCCGTGAATATACAACAGATGAAAAAATTCCAGAAGTCCCATATATAGATAACGAGGTGTTGTCTCATCCTAATAATTATAATGCGTCCTATAATAGTAGCGAAGAAGCGCAGGTATTAAAGGGTCTTCCGCAAGAATCTGTTGTAGAAGCATTTGTATCTTTTAGAGAATTATTAAGTGTACAAGAGGTAACGAATATGTTTCCTACTATTGATATTGTGTGGTATGCCGTTAATACAGGATTAGAGGAGAAGCAAACGAATGAAGAGGGTATGTATGTAGCCCCGATTGGCTTTCCAGCAGAAATGATTTCAAGTCCAAGTGGTGCTTTTGTAAGTGATTTACCTCATGAGGAACAATTTATTGATGTGTTAAAGTCATTACAGAAGCATGAAAATTTAGCAGTGAAGCTATCTAGAGCGAAAGTATTAGAGTTGTCAAAGCGTATTTCTTTCCTTGAAAAAAATGGGATAAAAACATACGGGGCAGTTGTAACTGGGCCTAAAGTAGAAGTTGAAAAATTGATGAGCCACGAAAAAGTTAGAAAATTGAAAGTAGGTGAAGCGAGGTTATGGAATTGGCATTCTTAA
- a CDS encoding YitT family protein, with amino-acid sequence MKKRTTDIIFIIIGAFLFALGVNLFVIPNEFGEGGVTGITIITYYLFEWSPGLVNLILNAFLLIAGYKFLNKITTIYTIIAVVTNSLFLHLTEGWYITSDEMLVNAIFGGIFIGCGIGLIIRVGGTTAGTTILARMTHKYLGWSISYGLLFFDLIVAFSSYFIIGAEKLMLTIIMLYVGTKVMEFVIEGLNPKKAITIISDNPNEIAGKVTTLMGRGVTVYSGHGYYTKTPKEILYIVINKQEVVKLKRIVQTTDPAAFIAIHDVRDVFGEGFVDISKA; translated from the coding sequence ATGAAGAAAAGAACGACAGACATTATTTTTATTATTATTGGTGCATTCCTTTTTGCATTAGGTGTGAATTTGTTTGTTATCCCGAACGAGTTTGGTGAAGGCGGGGTAACGGGTATCACGATTATTACCTACTATTTATTTGAATGGTCACCAGGCTTAGTCAACTTAATTCTAAACGCGTTTTTGTTAATAGCTGGCTATAAATTTTTGAATAAGATAACAACAATTTATACGATCATTGCCGTAGTTACTAACTCGCTATTTCTTCATTTGACAGAGGGCTGGTATATTACTTCGGATGAAATGCTCGTAAATGCCATTTTCGGAGGAATATTTATCGGATGCGGGATTGGTCTAATTATTCGTGTTGGCGGAACAACAGCAGGTACTACCATCTTAGCAAGGATGACACATAAGTATTTAGGCTGGAGCATTAGTTATGGTCTATTGTTCTTCGATCTAATTGTTGCGTTTTCATCTTATTTCATCATTGGTGCAGAAAAACTGATGCTGACAATTATTATGCTATATGTAGGAACGAAAGTGATGGAATTTGTAATTGAAGGTTTAAATCCGAAAAAGGCTATTACGATTATTTCTGATAACCCGAATGAAATTGCCGGGAAGGTGACTACCTTAATGGGCAGAGGGGTTACCGTGTACTCAGGTCATGGCTATTACACGAAAACTCCGAAGGAAATTCTTTATATTGTTATTAATAAGCAAGAAGTAGTGAAGCTAAAACGGATTGTTCAAACTACGGATCCGGCTGCGTTCATCGCTATACACGATGTTCGTGACGTATTTGGAGAAGGATTTGTTGATATTTCGAAGGCTTAG
- a CDS encoding 2TM domain-containing protein — protein MERDEIYLRAKKRVENLKAFYIHLTVYILVNLMLFFINVSSDSSKLWFLYPLGGWGIGIVIHGLTTFPFGIFGKEWEERKIKKYMEKDK, from the coding sequence ATGGAGCGAGATGAGATTTATTTACGAGCTAAAAAAAGGGTGGAAAATTTAAAAGCGTTTTACATTCATTTAACGGTTTATATACTAGTTAACTTAATGCTTTTTTTTATAAATGTAAGCTCTGATTCAAGCAAATTATGGTTTTTATATCCACTTGGAGGTTGGGGGATCGGTATCGTTATACACGGTTTGACAACTTTTCCATTTGGGATATTCGGAAAAGAGTGGGAAGAACGAAAGATTAAAAAATATATGGAGAAAGATAAGTAA
- a CDS encoding glycoside hydrolase family 113 has product MKKSKSLVSILGVCIMLFSFCFQGNVQADVNTVQSGKIKSGNVTVWEVENVAKVLADVERLNLNTVNVPIQVDIPNVNSANMVINQAQKKQAIILIRELLKRNIQVILEPFPFIQQGNIGETEWNPSNINDFFWNWKTVVLQDIFNSITSKYNIYGLKIASNFVNMEYAEGYWNDTIDFVRQQYKGNILYQMNWWLTASWDPSFEAKFNEKINRPYLKKVDIVSIDSWFEVSGKRSPSYEEVKQGLFATTVYNRGQNVVQQLETLHKATGKPVYFGGFNVPARELGLQNPWNPDITNVFSKDVQLNGWRAYRDVLEPKPYFKGFSIWFIGSNDSNHSYQIHSKEAEAVINGWYRK; this is encoded by the coding sequence GTGAAGAAAAGTAAGAGTTTAGTAAGTATTTTAGGAGTGTGTATCATGTTGTTTTCTTTTTGTTTCCAAGGAAATGTACAGGCAGATGTAAATACTGTTCAATCTGGAAAAATAAAATCAGGAAACGTAACAGTATGGGAAGTAGAAAATGTAGCGAAAGTGTTAGCTGATGTAGAGCGCTTGAATTTGAATACGGTGAATGTACCGATCCAAGTTGATATTCCGAATGTGAATTCGGCTAATATGGTAATTAATCAGGCACAAAAGAAACAAGCTATTATTTTAATTCGAGAATTATTAAAGCGTAATATTCAAGTTATACTGGAGCCATTCCCATTTATTCAGCAAGGAAATATTGGGGAGACGGAATGGAACCCGAGTAATATTAACGATTTCTTCTGGAATTGGAAAACGGTTGTTTTACAAGATATTTTTAATTCCATTACAAGTAAGTACAATATTTATGGGCTAAAAATCGCTTCTAATTTCGTGAATATGGAATATGCAGAAGGATATTGGAATGATACAATCGATTTTGTTCGCCAGCAGTATAAAGGAAATATTTTGTATCAAATGAACTGGTGGTTAACTGCAAGTTGGGATCCTTCTTTTGAGGCGAAATTTAACGAGAAAATAAATCGCCCGTATTTAAAAAAGGTCGACATCGTAAGTATTGATAGTTGGTTTGAAGTTTCAGGAAAAAGAAGTCCATCATACGAAGAAGTAAAACAAGGTTTATTTGCGACGACAGTATATAATCGTGGCCAAAATGTCGTTCAGCAACTTGAGACATTACATAAAGCAACAGGAAAGCCAGTATATTTTGGTGGATTTAATGTACCAGCACGCGAACTTGGACTGCAAAATCCGTGGAACCCAGATATTACGAATGTGTTTTCAAAAGATGTACAACTTAACGGGTGGCGTGCTTACCGAGATGTATTAGAACCGAAGCCGTATTTTAAAGGTTTTTCAATTTGGTTTATTGGCTCTAATGATAGTAATCATTCATATCAAATACATAGTAAAGAAGCAGAGGCAGTTATTAATGGATGGTATCGAAAATAA
- a CDS encoding tetratricopeptide repeat protein — MNISLKGHTYTTKHLEAWYHAILTQNVKEAQVQFQEATKEHEEMLLKETETIPLYHLYYALLQFRHTALTDGLSITKDSFQIIEDQEKPEDKHLSYLYHYYKAIHFAAINHYQEAEEYFLKAQALLSGHSQIEQADFYYRYAAYHCHQQQPSFAIVNASKALEIFETQHGCERNISSCLSVLGASYVDVGHFEQAEESYNKALDILQKLNEESLQLYVRGNLGHLYASQNLSEEAIRHLTQVVEKIPSHYKAIFLLAQEHEKLGHTEKANDYIKIGNQIVSNLDNEEHKHHFAILEAFMNQTELDKIEPIVLEGIEYFTKESLYIFVSEYLEKLALAFYNKQQHEKASLYFFNSTVAKKSNERGLKK, encoded by the coding sequence ATGAACATTTCATTAAAGGGACATACATATACAACAAAACATTTAGAAGCTTGGTACCATGCAATCTTAACGCAAAACGTTAAGGAAGCACAAGTTCAGTTTCAAGAAGCTACAAAAGAACATGAGGAAATGCTTTTGAAAGAAACCGAAACAATTCCACTCTATCATTTATATTACGCATTACTCCAGTTCCGACATACAGCTCTGACAGATGGACTATCAATCACGAAAGATAGTTTTCAAATCATAGAAGACCAGGAAAAACCAGAAGATAAACACTTATCTTATCTATATCATTATTATAAAGCGATTCATTTTGCAGCAATTAATCATTATCAAGAAGCAGAAGAATATTTCTTAAAAGCACAGGCACTTTTATCCGGACACAGTCAGATTGAACAGGCTGATTTCTATTACCGATACGCAGCTTATCATTGTCACCAACAACAACCGAGTTTTGCGATTGTAAATGCTTCTAAAGCATTAGAAATTTTTGAAACGCAACACGGATGTGAAAGAAATATTTCTTCCTGTTTAAGTGTACTTGGTGCTTCTTATGTAGACGTTGGACATTTTGAACAAGCTGAAGAAAGCTATAACAAAGCGTTAGATATTCTCCAGAAATTAAATGAAGAATCATTACAACTGTATGTACGCGGTAACCTAGGACATTTATACGCTAGCCAGAATCTATCTGAAGAAGCGATTCGTCACTTGACACAGGTCGTTGAAAAAATCCCTTCTCACTACAAAGCTATATTCTTACTTGCACAAGAACATGAAAAATTAGGACATACAGAAAAAGCGAACGATTACATTAAAATAGGAAATCAAATCGTGTCTAACTTAGATAATGAAGAGCACAAACATCACTTTGCTATATTAGAAGCTTTCATGAATCAAACTGAATTAGACAAAATTGAACCGATTGTTTTAGAAGGAATTGAATACTTCACTAAAGAATCTTTATATATATTTGTTTCTGAGTATCTTGAAAAGCTAGCTCTTGCGTTTTATAACAAACAACAACATGAGAAAGCAAGTTTATACTTCTTTAATAGTACAGTAGCAAAAAAATCAAATGAAAGAGGGTTAAAGAAATGA
- a CDS encoding 3-phosphoglycerate dehydrogenase family protein — protein sequence MFRVQTLNQIAEKGLQIFAGNRYEIGDKVGHPDGILLRSYSLHQEEFSEDLKAIARAGAGVNNIPVERCTEKGIVVFNTPGANANAVKELIIASLIMSSRNIINGVSWTKELDGEEVPQLVEAGKKQFVGSEIAGKRLGVIGLGAIGALVANDALALGMDVVGYDPYISVETAWRLSTQVQRAFSLDEIFATCDYITLHIPLTNQTKGIVGEHAIETMKKGMRLFNFSRGELVDETALQKALEEDIITHYVTDFPNENVIKMKNVTATPHLGASTSESEENCAVMAARQLREYLETGNIRNSVNYPNVELPYIGKKRITIMHQNVPNMVGQITGCLAEHHINIADMINRSKHSWAYTMIDIDNGIDDIIKENIVENISKITGVVAVRMIV from the coding sequence ATGTTTCGTGTTCAGACGTTAAATCAAATTGCGGAAAAGGGTTTGCAAATTTTTGCTGGGAATCGCTATGAAATTGGAGACAAAGTAGGTCATCCTGACGGTATTTTACTTCGTAGCTATTCTTTACATCAAGAAGAGTTTTCAGAGGATTTAAAGGCAATTGCAAGAGCTGGTGCCGGTGTAAATAATATTCCTGTTGAGCGTTGTACGGAAAAAGGGATTGTAGTATTTAATACGCCAGGGGCTAATGCGAATGCAGTGAAGGAACTTATTATCGCAAGTCTTATTATGTCTTCCCGTAATATTATAAATGGAGTGAGCTGGACGAAAGAGTTGGATGGAGAAGAAGTACCACAGCTTGTTGAAGCTGGGAAGAAGCAATTCGTTGGATCAGAGATAGCAGGGAAACGTCTAGGTGTTATCGGTCTTGGTGCAATCGGTGCTTTAGTTGCGAACGATGCGTTAGCTTTAGGAATGGACGTTGTCGGATACGACCCATATATATCTGTTGAAACAGCATGGCGTCTTTCTACGCAAGTGCAAAGAGCATTTAGTTTAGATGAAATTTTTGCAACTTGTGATTATATTACATTACACATTCCTCTTACGAACCAAACGAAGGGGATTGTTGGTGAACACGCTATAGAGACGATGAAAAAAGGAATGCGTCTATTCAATTTCTCAAGAGGAGAACTTGTAGATGAAACAGCTCTTCAAAAAGCGTTAGAAGAAGATATTATTACACATTACGTAACAGATTTCCCGAATGAAAATGTTATAAAGATGAAAAATGTAACAGCGACGCCTCACCTTGGTGCATCTACGTCTGAGTCTGAAGAAAATTGTGCGGTAATGGCAGCTCGTCAATTACGTGAATATTTAGAGACAGGAAATATTCGTAATTCAGTAAACTATCCAAACGTAGAACTTCCGTACATTGGAAAAAAACGAATTACGATTATGCATCAAAACGTTCCGAACATGGTAGGGCAAATTACAGGATGTTTAGCAGAACATCATATTAATATTGCGGATATGATTAATCGTAGTAAACATTCTTGGGCGTACACAATGATTGATATCGATAATGGTATTGATGATATAATTAAAGAGAATATTGTGGAAAATATAAGCAAAATTACAGGTGTTGTAGCCGTTCGAATGATTGTGTAA
- a CDS encoding DUF1015 domain-containing protein, whose amino-acid sequence MANIRPFRAIRPVEEKAVQVAALPYDVLNSEEAREVVKGNPYSFLHVDKAEIDLDPALSPYDDRVYEKAGENLKQFIQEEVFVQDEEPALYIYELTMQGRTQSGLVVCTSIDEYEDDTIKKHERTRHEKELDRIRHVDVCDANTGPIFLTYRTKEEVKRLIASWKEEHVPIYKFTAEDGVEHVAWKIADEEVITTLVNAFDDIPNLYIADGHHRSASAAKVGLMRREQYPNYTGEEEFNFFLSVLFPHDELSIWDYNRVVKDLNGLSEEQFLKQIAQYFYVEEANVSPYKPNEPKSFGMYINEKWYKLTVKEETFDANDLVRGLDVSILQDHLLSQVLEIHDPRSDSRIDFVGGIRGLEELQRLVNSGAYKAAFALYPTSMEDLLAIADAGEVMPPKSTWFEPKLRSGLFVHSLK is encoded by the coding sequence TTGGCAAATATCCGACCGTTTCGGGCCATCCGTCCAGTAGAAGAAAAAGCTGTGCAAGTGGCAGCTTTACCTTACGATGTATTAAATAGTGAAGAGGCAAGAGAAGTTGTAAAAGGGAATCCATATTCTTTCTTACATGTTGATAAAGCAGAAATTGATTTAGATCCAGCACTTTCACCGTATGATGATCGCGTATATGAAAAAGCGGGTGAAAATTTAAAGCAATTTATACAAGAAGAAGTGTTCGTTCAAGATGAAGAGCCAGCGCTTTATATTTATGAACTGACGATGCAAGGAAGAACGCAGTCAGGCCTTGTCGTTTGTACATCGATTGACGAGTATGAAGACGATACAATTAAAAAACATGAAAGAACGCGTCATGAAAAAGAACTAGATCGCATTCGTCACGTAGATGTGTGTGATGCAAATACGGGTCCTATCTTTTTAACTTATCGTACAAAAGAAGAAGTGAAACGTTTAATTGCAAGCTGGAAAGAAGAACATGTGCCAATTTATAAATTTACAGCAGAAGACGGCGTTGAGCATGTTGCGTGGAAGATTGCAGATGAAGAAGTAATTACGACTTTAGTAAATGCATTTGATGATATCCCTAACTTGTACATTGCAGATGGACATCACCGCTCGGCATCAGCTGCAAAAGTTGGACTTATGCGAAGAGAACAATATCCGAATTACACAGGAGAAGAAGAGTTTAACTTCTTTTTATCAGTTCTCTTCCCTCACGATGAATTATCAATTTGGGACTATAACCGAGTTGTGAAAGATTTGAATGGCTTATCAGAGGAACAGTTTTTAAAGCAAATTGCACAATATTTTTATGTGGAAGAAGCAAATGTTTCTCCATATAAACCAAATGAACCAAAATCATTTGGCATGTATATAAACGAGAAGTGGTATAAGCTTACTGTGAAAGAGGAAACGTTTGATGCGAACGATCTTGTGAGAGGTTTAGATGTATCTATCCTGCAAGATCATTTATTAAGCCAAGTACTTGAAATACATGATCCACGCTCTGATTCCCGTATTGATTTTGTCGGCGGAATCCGCGGGCTAGAAGAACTACAGCGCCTTGTGAACAGCGGTGCATATAAAGCGGCATTCGCATTATATCCAACGTCAATGGAAGATTTATTAGCAATCGCAGATGCCGGGGAAGTAATGCCACCAAAATCAACGTGGTTCGAACCGAAACTGCGCAGTGGGTTGTTTGTTCATTCGTTAAAGTAA
- a CDS encoding DUF378 domain-containing protein: protein MKFLSYLTVILVILGGLNWLFVALDYNVVEKWFGSMPALVDTIYWLFGLSAIYQIFDRFFTSK from the coding sequence ATGAAATTTTTGTCATACCTTACAGTAATTTTGGTGATTCTTGGCGGTTTGAATTGGTTGTTTGTAGCGTTAGATTATAATGTAGTTGAGAAATGGTTTGGTTCTATGCCGGCGCTTGTGGATACTATTTATTGGCTCTTTGGTCTTTCAGCTATTTATCAAATTTTTGATCGGTTCTTTACGAGTAAGTAG
- the serC gene encoding 3-phosphoserine/phosphohydroxythreonine transaminase, producing the protein MERVYNFSAGPSILPLPVLEKVQKELVNYNGTGMSVMEMSHRSSYFQSIIDEASSLLRELMNIPYDYEVLFLQGGASLQFSMIPLNLMSTYKKAGYVLTGSWSKKAQQEAGKVGEVQVIASSEKEKFTTIPKMDDLPNDEELDYIHITTNNTIEGTKYVDIPHVERVPLVADMSSNILSEQYDVTKFGLIYAGAQKNLGPAGLTIVIIKRDLIGSASSACPTMLNYETYSKNNSLYNTPPSFSIYVTKLVLEWLKEQGGVSAIEEQNRMKSSLLYNFLDESKLFTSPVDPTYRSLMNIPFTTPSEELNNQFLQKAKERGFVTLKGHRSVGGMRASIYNAMPAEGVGQLVAYMKEFELENR; encoded by the coding sequence ATGGAGAGAGTGTATAATTTTTCAGCAGGACCATCTATACTCCCTTTGCCGGTTTTAGAGAAAGTGCAAAAGGAGCTTGTAAATTATAACGGGACAGGCATGTCTGTTATGGAAATGAGCCATAGATCTTCTTATTTCCAAAGTATTATTGATGAAGCCAGCAGCTTACTTCGTGAATTAATGAACATTCCTTATGATTATGAAGTTTTATTTTTACAAGGCGGTGCGTCATTACAATTTTCTATGATACCGTTAAATTTAATGAGTACGTATAAAAAAGCTGGGTACGTACTGACAGGTTCATGGTCTAAAAAGGCGCAGCAAGAAGCCGGAAAAGTAGGGGAAGTGCAAGTGATTGCTTCTTCTGAAAAAGAGAAATTTACTACGATTCCTAAAATGGATGATTTACCAAATGATGAAGAACTAGATTATATACATATTACAACAAACAATACAATTGAGGGGACAAAATATGTGGATATTCCACATGTAGAAAGAGTGCCGCTTGTTGCGGATATGTCCTCAAATATTTTATCAGAACAATATGATGTTACGAAGTTTGGTCTCATATATGCGGGTGCGCAAAAGAATTTAGGGCCAGCGGGTTTAACGATTGTAATTATAAAAAGAGATTTAATTGGCAGTGCAAGTAGTGCTTGTCCTACGATGCTAAACTATGAAACTTACAGTAAAAATAACTCCCTATATAATACACCGCCATCCTTTAGTATTTATGTGACGAAACTTGTACTAGAGTGGTTGAAAGAACAAGGCGGGGTATCTGCGATTGAAGAACAAAATAGAATGAAATCTTCACTTCTTTACAATTTTTTAGATGAATCTAAATTGTTTACTTCACCAGTTGACCCTACGTATCGATCACTTATGAATATTCCGTTTACAACACCGTCAGAAGAGCTTAACAATCAGTTTTTACAAAAAGCGAAAGAACGCGGTTTCGTTACGCTAAAGGGACATCGCTCAGTAGGTGGTATGCGTGCAAGTATTTACAATGCGATGCCGGCGGAAGGTGTTGGGCAATTAGTAGCTTATATGAAGGAATTTGAGCTTGAAAATAGATAG
- a CDS encoding enoyl-CoA hydratase: MKLQVGEKITFERTFTKEDVVLFTEVSRDEGIHHITPDEQGRFVVQGLLTSTLPTKVGGDHNVLARKMDFEFLRPVFSGDTIRCDVTIEQFEPDEKNRTKIIAMFTCMNQLEKEVLKGSFSGIIL; this comes from the coding sequence ATGAAATTGCAAGTAGGCGAAAAAATCACCTTTGAGCGAACTTTTACAAAAGAAGATGTTGTTTTATTTACAGAAGTATCTAGGGATGAGGGAATTCATCATATTACACCAGATGAACAAGGACGATTTGTTGTACAAGGTCTTTTAACATCAACGCTTCCTACGAAAGTTGGCGGTGATCATAATGTATTAGCTCGCAAGATGGATTTTGAATTTTTACGTCCCGTTTTTAGCGGTGATACGATTCGTTGTGACGTAACAATTGAACAATTTGAACCCGATGAAAAAAATCGGACAAAGATTATTGCGATGTTTACATGTATGAACCAACTTGAAAAAGAAGTATTGAAGGGGAGTTTTTCGGGGATTATTCTTTGA
- a CDS encoding DUF6612 family protein — translation MKKMVVISSLALIVGLTTGCSSEKISGPKTVSVKKEKELVAKDIFKKAADGLKQEEYLTLTSLMSMKGSSQSEEIKMKIQMEPKLKNSRAEMKISGTDIVTYEVDGKVAAQVKNPDTGELVTIPNDQFNVNDVMVSKNLLNELDLPEALAKKMKAKKDGDTYKLTLELKGKEAVDTLQKINGDMKKLTEGFNMDAFNIEYIITRDYKFEEMRTTIKVSESNSDKKASTDKEKLDAVVSIKIDSYEKFDSIKLPEGIQ, via the coding sequence ATGAAGAAAATGGTTGTAATATCTAGTTTGGCGCTAATAGTAGGTTTAACAACTGGTTGTAGCAGTGAAAAAATAAGTGGACCTAAAACAGTATCTGTAAAAAAAGAAAAAGAGTTAGTAGCGAAAGATATTTTTAAAAAAGCAGCTGACGGATTAAAACAAGAGGAATATCTTACATTGACATCTCTTATGTCAATGAAGGGGAGCAGCCAATCAGAAGAGATTAAAATGAAAATACAGATGGAGCCGAAACTGAAGAATTCTAGAGCTGAAATGAAAATAAGTGGTACAGATATTGTAACGTATGAAGTAGATGGAAAGGTCGCTGCTCAAGTGAAAAACCCTGATACAGGAGAGTTAGTTACGATACCTAATGATCAATTTAATGTAAATGATGTAATGGTCAGTAAAAATTTACTTAATGAGTTAGATTTACCGGAAGCTTTGGCTAAGAAAATGAAAGCAAAGAAGGATGGGGACACATATAAACTTACACTTGAATTAAAGGGAAAAGAAGCGGTAGATACGTTACAAAAAATTAATGGAGATATGAAGAAATTAACGGAAGGATTTAATATGGATGCGTTTAACATTGAATATATAATAACAAGAGATTATAAATTTGAAGAGATGCGAACAACTATAAAAGTGAGTGAAAGTAACTCAGATAAAAAAGCTAGTACAGATAAGGAAAAATTGGATGCAGTTGTGAGTATAAAGATTGATTCATATGAAAAGTTTGATTCAATTAAGTTACCAGAAGGAATTCAATAA
- a CDS encoding sigma-70 family RNA polymerase sigma factor — translation MEIEEIYKVYINDVYRYLFSLSRSHHVAEDLMQETFYRAYLYLEDYENQKVKSWLFKVAYHTFIDFVRKEKKVTFVGTEELETIQAGESTEEYVVAKNSYEKLIQIIHTLPVVEAQSILLCDVHQLTYEEGATVLDLKVNTYKSHIFRGRKRLKELLKEEKSQNDK, via the coding sequence ATGGAAATTGAAGAAATATATAAAGTTTATATAAACGATGTGTACCGGTATTTATTTTCCCTTTCTCGTAGCCATCACGTAGCGGAGGACTTGATGCAGGAGACTTTTTATCGGGCGTATCTTTATCTAGAAGACTATGAAAACCAAAAGGTAAAATCATGGCTATTTAAAGTGGCATATCATACGTTTATTGATTTTGTTAGGAAAGAGAAAAAAGTAACTTTTGTAGGAACGGAAGAATTAGAGACAATACAAGCAGGGGAATCTACAGAAGAGTATGTAGTCGCAAAAAATAGTTATGAAAAATTAATTCAGATTATTCATACTTTACCAGTGGTAGAGGCACAATCTATTTTATTATGTGACGTACATCAATTAACGTACGAAGAGGGTGCTACTGTATTAGATTTAAAGGTAAACACGTATAAAAGTCACATATTTCGCGGGAGAAAGAGATTAAAAGAATTGTTAAAGGAGGAAAAGAGTCAAAATGACAAATGA